The genomic interval GTCGCGAGGGAGAGGCTCCGTTCGTCGGTTCGCGATCCCAGGCGGCGCCAATCGTCAGCGACCGAAGGCGGTAGGTCGAGTACCATTGTCGCAGCGTATGCGAGCGGGGCCGTTCAGCGTGGCGGTTGCGATTCCGGAGCGGGGGTCAGTCCGCGCCGAGGCCGTCGAAGTAGATCGCGCGCCGCTCGGCGCTCGCCGGCGACGTCACCAGGGAGACGGCGACGGTGACGGCCAGGCCGAGTCCCATGCCGACCAGGCCGGCCGACCAGCCCGCGTAGGAGCCGGGGACCGCGGTGAGGAAGAGACTCAGCACGTAGAAGGCCTGGCTCGCGAGGATCCCGGCGGTGATGCCGGCCCGCGTGGTGGGTCGCCAGTAGAGCGCGAGCAGCACGGGCAGCGCGAGCTGCGCGAAACCGCTGAAGGCCGCGTCGCCGAGTTCGAACAGCGTCGCGGGCCGTCGCAGACTGGCGAGAAAGGCGGCGGTCGCGAAGGCCACGACGACGCCGCGGGCGATCAGGTCCTCGCGACGCTCGGAAAGGGTGCGTCCGAAGGATGTGAGGAGCGGCCGGCACAGGTCCCGCGTGAAGTACGACGAGCCGGACAGCAGCATCGAGTCCGAGGAGGACATCATCGCGGCCATCGCGCCGGCGATGACCAGCGCGGCGAACCACACCGGCGTGTACTCCGCGAGGATCGCGGGGAGGATGTTGCCGCTTGCAGGCATCTCGACGCCGAGGCCGCGGGCCCAGGCGCCGAGCATGAACGAGGGGACGAACAGCAGGACGCAGAGGATCGGCCAGAGGGCGAACGAGCGCTTGAGCACGGTCCGCGAGCCCGCGGCGAAGAAGCGCTGGTTGACCTGCGGGAACATCGCGACGCCGAAGCCGATCACGATCGCCGTCGAGAGCATCCACTGGACCGTGTAGTAGTCGCCGCCCAGCGAGAGGAACCCGGCGGTCTCCTCGCTTTCGGCGAGCGCCGCCGTCGCCGCGCCGGGGCCGCCTACGGACGCGAGCACCCACAGCAGCGCGACCCAGGTGGTGACGAGCATGAACGCGCCCTGGAGCGTGTCGGTCCAGGCGATCCCGCGCATCCCGGCGACGACGACGTAGAGGATCATAAACGCCGTGATCAGCCCGGCGCCGGCGGCGTAGGAGACCGTCCCCTCGGTGAGCGCTTCGAGGGCGGTGCCGGCTCCGACCTGCTGGAGCGTGACGTAGGGAAACAGCCACAGCAGGCTGATTCCGGCGACGAGCCCTCGGAGCCACCGCGATCCGAAGCGGTCGCCGAGCATCTCGCCGAGCGTGACGTAGCCGTACCGCCGCCCGAGCAGCCACTGCTTGTAGCCGATCACGTACCAGAGCACGGCGAAGATGAGCCCGTCCATCAGTCCCATGACCAGCACCCACTCGGGGCCCTGCGCGTAGGCGACGTTCGGCCCGGCGAAGAAGGTAAACGCCGACAATAGCGTCGCGAAGGTCGTAAACAGCAGGACAACCGTCCCGAGCGTCCGACTCGCCAGGTAGAAGTCCTCGGCCGTCCGGTCGGTCAGCCGATAGGCGACCAGGCCGACCGCGAGCGCGACCAGGAGGTAGCCGACGACGATGGTCAGTTGCAGCGAGACGGCCCTCATCGGAACTCACCCCCGGGTCCGGTGTCGGACCCGCGAGCGGGGTCGGGCCGCTCCGGCGACGAGTCGCTCGGGTCCCCGTTCCTCGTCTCGATGCCGAGCCCCCACGCCCGCTGCGCGAAGCACCAGAAGACGACCGACGCGAGACACAGCCAGGCGACGTGCCACCAGAGCCACACCGGCAGGCCGGCGACGACAGTCGCCGAGCCCCAGAGGAACCACGGAATCGCGAGTCCCGTAAGGACGACTGCGACCGCGATCCACACCACCAGTTCGTTCCGTCGCATATGGGACGGTTTGCCCCGACATGGGTAACCCTTACTATTCGAACACCGATATCGAAGAGATTTGTTCATCAGTCCGACGACTCGGTGCCGTCC from Natrinema salifodinae carries:
- a CDS encoding sodium:solute symporter family protein → MRAVSLQLTIVVGYLLVALAVGLVAYRLTDRTAEDFYLASRTLGTVVLLFTTFATLLSAFTFFAGPNVAYAQGPEWVLVMGLMDGLIFAVLWYVIGYKQWLLGRRYGYVTLGEMLGDRFGSRWLRGLVAGISLLWLFPYVTLQQVGAGTALEALTEGTVSYAAGAGLITAFMILYVVVAGMRGIAWTDTLQGAFMLVTTWVALLWVLASVGGPGAATAALAESEETAGFLSLGGDYYTVQWMLSTAIVIGFGVAMFPQVNQRFFAAGSRTVLKRSFALWPILCVLLFVPSFMLGAWARGLGVEMPASGNILPAILAEYTPVWFAALVIAGAMAAMMSSSDSMLLSGSSYFTRDLCRPLLTSFGRTLSERREDLIARGVVVAFATAAFLASLRRPATLFELGDAAFSGFAQLALPVLLALYWRPTTRAGITAGILASQAFYVLSLFLTAVPGSYAGWSAGLVGMGLGLAVTVAVSLVTSPASAERRAIYFDGLGAD
- a CDS encoding DUF3311 domain-containing protein translates to MRRNELVVWIAVAVVLTGLAIPWFLWGSATVVAGLPVWLWWHVAWLCLASVVFWCFAQRAWGLGIETRNGDPSDSSPERPDPARGSDTGPGGEFR